Below is a window of Sulfitobacter sp. THAF37 DNA.
CGGCGCGCCGGATGCGCAGCCGGTGGCGGGGTCCTTGTTCAGGGCCATGCGCGAGATCTGGACCTACCGGCGCACGGCGGCGACGGGCGGCGGATTTGGCGTGCTGATGGGGGTCATTCCCGGCGTGGGCGAGTTCACCGCGCAATTCCTCAGCTACACGGCGGCACGCAAACGGTCCCGAACGCCGGATATGTTCGGGCGGGGCAGCCCCGAAGGTCTGGTTGCCTCTGAATCCGCGAACAACGCGGTGCCCGCCGCGGCGATGATCCCGCTTCTGGCGCTTGGCATTCCGGGCGAGGCGCTGACGGCGATGATGCTGTCGGTGTTCTATGTCCACAACGTGGTGCCGGGGCCGGGGCTGTTCCAGAACCAGCTCGACTTTGTCTATGCGCTGTATTTGGCTCTGTTGCTGCTGAATGTGATCGTGATCCTCTGGGTGCTGGTGTCGTCGAACCTGCTGATCCGCATCATCCGCATTCCCACGCGTTTTCTGGGTGTGGCGATACTGGTGCTGAGCTTTGTCGGTGTCTATTCGCTGCGCAATTCGGCGGTGGACTGCATGATCGCGGCGGGGTTCGGGGTCTTTGGTCTGATCCTGAAACGGCTCAACCTGCCCACGGTGCCGATCATCCTCGGGATGGTTCTGGGCGGGATCATGGAGGTCAAGCTGCGCGCGTCGATGGGGCGGCTCGACAGTGTTGTCGATTTCGTCAACCGGCCGATTGCGGCGCTGCTGGTGTTCGTGATCGTCGTCATCACCGTGCAGAGCATCCGCACCGCGA
It encodes the following:
- a CDS encoding tripartite tricarboxylate transporter permease, with the protein product METIFQAAELLFNWPVLVALLIGSVGGVVIGAIPGVGPAVAIAILLPATFALEPLVGLTLLLGIYGSSMYGGSLPAILINTPGTAVNALTTYDGYPMTRRGEALRALGLAYGASFFGAVLSILILILLSPVLATVAPMFGSREIFLAALLGIILVIIAHRGQMAAAGMLAGLGILLQSVGMEPVNYTMRYTFGLDWLTSGLDLIVVVLGLFALSQAFQLIVEPDGAPDAQPVAGSLFRAMREIWTYRRTAATGGGFGVLMGVIPGVGEFTAQFLSYTAARKRSRTPDMFGRGSPEGLVASESANNAVPAAAMIPLLALGIPGEALTAMMLSVFYVHNVVPGPGLFQNQLDFVYALYLALLLLNVIVILWVLVSSNLLIRIIRIPTRFLGVAILVLSFVGVYSLRNSAVDCMIAAGFGVFGLILKRLNLPTVPIILGMVLGGIMEVKLRASMGRLDSVVDFVNRPIAALLVFVIVVITVQSIRTAIRDLRDRHDSSNSPNQ